The segment CACAGTCCCAACTACACCAACCTTTAAGTATTCAgagagcaaaaataaataagactACTAAATTAGGCacaaagcattaaaaattaacataaGATTGAGACTTGCTTTAACTACATTTTTGCATAAGGGACATGTACCAACACAGCTAAATGCATAGTTACAATTCTCTTCAGTGTGGGCACTCTGCAGGACCTCAGGCCCAGTTTTTGTGCTCTGTCTGCCCAGTGTGGCTCTCACAGGACAAGACCTCAGCTATGGGAGCACCAGAGCCCACAGCTTACCTGGACACCTTGTCACAAGTCACTGAAACCTCTTAATGGTCGAGAAGAATGCAGAGAATTCTGCAAAAAGCCACCCCtcgcctcctcctcccccttcccaTTCTCCCTAGGATGCCCAAAGACATTCTGCAAATTGTCACTTACAAAAGTGGAAAGGATGTTTGTCTGGGCCACCATCAGAGCTATGTAGAGGCACAGGGCAGAAATGAACATGCTTGAGGCGCAAATCAGAGGATCAGCTTTGTTGTTTATCTTCCTTAAACGTCTTGCAGCTTCTGCCCCAGCAATAATACCCACGATTCCTGTCCCAATGGTGATGCCTCCAAAAATTAGGCTGGTGACAAAGCAAAGGATTCAGCTGAGCATAATAAAATTGAactgtgaaaaaataaatggtgTTAGCTTGTACCTGTAGTTTCAGAGGAATCTTTAATAGGAAAGTTGACTTTTATTCCACTTGATGTGTCCCTCCCACTCCTTCTAAATGGATGTGATCCCAAGTCCCAGCTGAAGCTATGGCCTTTTGATGGTGGCTGCATCCCCTGGAGAAGGTATTTTCCCATTTACAGAGCAGGTGTTATGCACCCAGTCTCAGGGAGGGCTCTGCTCAGTACAATCTGGCTTGGACATGCTGTGATTTAGAGGAGACACAGTCATGGTGGTTACCCTGTGAATCAATCTACCCAGTAATCCCTGAAACACAGATGGAGTAACCCTGTATCACAATCTGCTGCCTTGGAAGAGATCCTAGCACGTGGAATGATACACATCTAAATGACAGCCCTCTGGTTAGCACAGCTGAGATGAGTCACTTCTCTGACTATGGGAAACACCTACCACTTCCAGAAGAGTTCAAAGAATACTGAATAGGTAACTACTGCCAGGTCCACATAGCGTTTTCTGAACACAGAGTTTCCAATACCATTCAGCTTTGTGTGTCTGCAAATGCAAATGTGTTCTTCAGGAACCACAAGTTCATGTTTTAAAAGCACATGTCTGAATAGTTTAGAAGATTCAGCTTCCAAAGGGACTTGCGTGTGTGCTTTTGTCTCTGTCCCAGTGAGACCCCCCCCAATGAAAAAGCAAGTCTCTTGCATAAGATCAGCCACTGTATCATAATTCTCTGAAGGCAAGCAGGGACAGGATCAATGTATTCTGAGCACAAGTGCTTCTGAATATTTTAGAGTGCTACATGGTAAGTTCTGTACATTTTCCTAAGTTTTTTTAACTGCAAAACAAAGTAACCAGCTGGGACATGATCTGTTCCTTTAAACTACAGAACATCTTAATTTCTTTCTGGCTGATTAGGAAGAACTCAATAATTCTACAAGGAATAAAAAAGGTATTGCTATGTAAGATAACAAACTTTAAGAAAATTTGTACTCTCCCTGCAAGTTCTTCAGGATTCTGATCCATCACTGATATGATAGTGACATTATAGATTGTCACTTGACAGAATAATCTCAGACATTTGTTCAAGAGAGGCAAGTTCCAAGGTGACATTAGTTGATTGAAGCATTCATGGAAGTGTGTTTAGAATATTCATGTATTGTAAACTGTAGTTGAAGTAAACCTGCAGCTGGAATAAAAGAGAATGGCCAAAACTAGATCCAAGCACAGTTCAGTTGACAGGGAGTAGGAAAGCACAGAAGCCTAGTATTGGGGAAAGGCTCTTGTGGGATCCTTTAGGGTCTGAGAATGCTCACTTATCTCTCTGATCTGTTTGAAAGTGTTTGCACAAAGACCTGAGCAAAAACTTCACACTGCCTATTTATCTACCTTGAAAGGATTGAGACTTGAAGCAGTTGTGGTGCCATTTGAGTCTGTGTTTCCAAGGAGTCTAAGTGACACAGTCCTGATCCTTAAACAAAGTCTGAAACTGCTGAACAGCCAGAgggaaaaatgtctttaaagtATCCCTGGGCAGGTCTGGTAATGTGCAGCTCAGTTCCTCCAGCACCATCAGGTCTGACATAGTAGTTTATATTAGTTTATATTCTGTTTCTTTACATGTCCTTGGAATAACAGTCCAAAACCAGCCTTATGCTGCTTCTGGCATGAGTTTATGCCAAGGTTATATTTAAAGCATCCTATAAGAAGTAGTACATGAGGTTAAACTATCAGATGCTCTGTTTCACTTCCCTCAAGACCATGTCTGCTCTAACAACTACTGTGGAATAAAAATTCAGAAGTGAATTAGAAAACAAACTGGAGGCCAACACCTTCAACTTAACAAAGGAAGTACTTAAACTTCATCTGTGAACAGATACAGCCAAACATCTTAAACTGTTCAGCTTCCCTCATCTGCCTACCCTGAGCCAGACTCCTGTGTTTCACTCCCTTCCCAGTACTGTTCATTGATAAGTAATGACTTAAAATGGGTGACATCCACAGAAGGACAATTCATTTCCCATCGAAGGATTTTGGGATGACTCTCCAATCCATCTGGTTTTGCTACAACTCAGAAATTACTTCTGAGTTGACTGTTATTCCATTgcagaaaaaacagaacaatCCCATTAGCAGAGGATACATTCAAGGTGTAATTATTGCTTTTCCCTTTAATTGTCTTTACCTGGAAAGGCCATGCAGTAAGCACTTAGTTCTTTGAAATCCATTACAAaagcagagactgaaacaaGACTTGGGATACCTCTGGGAGAAAGGGATACTTGTATGGAGACCACTGCCAGGAGTCAGTCCCAGTGCCCACTGTTACTGAGGGAAGCTGTGAAGACTCAAGAGGAACACTGAATACATATTTGTGTTCTGGACAACACGCTgtgaaaaaaaacttctcttcCTTAGTGGGGAAAAAGGATCCACAAAAAAGTGTGTTATGACTACTTCAAAGTGTTCTACTAGTGTAAATTCCCCTTCTTATACAATATTTGATACTGTTCATGAATCTTCATTGGCCTGGACATGCTCTGtaagcagagctctgctggcagctaTTCACAATATCCTGTGATGATATGATACTACATCAAAATCATCAAGCTTTCTTCAAGCTTGGAGCCACAACGAACTCACCAACATGGCACGGATTATAAAAATAGAATAAGAAGATAATAGGCAAGTTACTAAAACACAGGATTTGAATATACTTAAATGGGTATTTAAGTAACTTAGGGTGCACAGTCATTTGTCAACTAAAAACTCCTTTCTAAAACTGCTCCTTTTCCCCCACAACTGTCACTATTACTGCTTCTTCCCACTTTACTTAAATAGGGCTGGCAGCATCTTTCCAGTTAACTGAATGcttataaacaaacaaacaaagggGAGTGTCTCAGATACCTGGAGGCAATTTAATATTCACACCCCATTGCCTTCACAAGTGCTCAGTCACATCCTCCCTTCCCCTTTGGAAACCAGCTGGGATTGAGCACTGTGCAGTGTTTCCAGGTATGCTCCCACAGGCACAGCTCACCTGTTAGAGGAATTGCACGAGTCTTGGAGGCACGGTGGGACAAGGCCTTGGACAACCTGAGCTCTGTACAGAAACTGTGGCATCCacattcccagggctccagTGACAAAGGCCATGGCAGTCAGACCCAGTGAGGAACAGACAAAACTACAGctgaaagtacaaaaaaaaaaaaaaaccaacaactgAGAGATATTAGAAAGAATGGTGTgtgaggaaaaagggaaaacctaCCTGCTACACCCAGGATTTCAAGCAATAACAAAACAATACAGAGATCTTGTAATCAAAACCCACTCCTTTGAATATCTGAACTCTGATCAGACTTTATTATGAAATTCAACAATAAAGTACTAATTAGAGCAAAGGGTATGACCTACTGATTTAATGTTAAATCCAGGTCTCTTGCAGATTTCATGCCAACTTCTACCAAAACAATTGCTGTGAACTTTTTGATAGCAGAAGTATAACAATAGAGAGTGAGCAAGAATTTAATGGCTTAATACCTAAAGGTTCTATGTTCAAGTCTAAATGCCTCAGGATTTAAGCTGTTTCTGTAACCAGTATGAGAGCAACGGCTGGGTCTGGGCTGGGCTGAAGCACTCCTTAACTCTACCTGAGTGAGTAAAAATAGACTCAATCTCCACAGCAAGTTTCAGACAAAAGGAGAAGCATTTTTGAAAACTGTCCAAACCTTGTCTCCTTCCTGCCCTATTCtaggagaaaattaaatttttgctGGACTCTTTGTCATTAATAGTTCAGGAGAAAGCCCCCTTTGAGGTCAATAGGGATGTATGAAATCTAAAGACTGCTGCAAATGATCAGGTGACCACCAAACTAGAGGATTTTTTTATGAACCTAATTCTCCATTTCCTACAGATAAAGTGCTCTTGGACTTCATTAAAAGTGGAACCACATAGTTTTTTGGTGGAATGTCTTTATGCTTTGGAAATCAATTgcccaaggaaaagaaaatgggaatcaattgctaaaggaaaagaaaattcaaatatatttttttacacTGGAACATCTTTGTAGGAAAGCAACTTTGGAGATAGTCTAGTTGTTGAAATGTCAGAAAGATTCGTTTTTGATtcaggaaaatttatttttttattcacttCAGAATGCAGTGCCTAAAAATTGTGATCCTACTAAAACAATCTCTACTGTACCCCGTTCAGGCTGTAAAGAGGATGCAGATTTAGTGGGCAGTTAGAGAACTGGGTCGTCTAGAAGAGCACTCCAAAGACAAACGACGTTCCAGGAAAGCAAGTCTTGGATCGGGAAGGCAGCCtgcgggcagcggcagcgcggAGCCGGGTCTGGCGCAGCTGCACAGCGGCACCTGCTGTTCCCAAAGCCGCTCCAGCGCCTCGTCCGGCCCGGCACGGCCGGGCACCGGCTGACTGCGGGCTCCCAGGAGCGGGGAACCTGTTCCAGTCCGGAATTACCTGCGGGTCAGCTGCATCTTTCATTTTCGTGTGGTTAAAAGGAAGATGTCATCTGCCAGCCACAGCTCAGCCCATCAAAACACATGGACAATTACTCTATAAACCATATTGGGGTCCCACAAACTCTGACCTCATGCACAGCAGGCTCCCAGAACCACAGAGTGCCTGAGACATGTTAATCCAACCTTCCTCAGGTGCTAagaattataaataaattatgCATTTTTACCAATCTAGCTTCTGTAGGGAAGGGAAAATTTAGTATAAAGTAGAGCTTTGGATTCAAAAAGGAGCAAACTGCCATCATAACTttgccccctttcccctcctcaAAATGAGAGGATagaagaagcaaagaaaatttttctctcttttgcagcatttctgtaAAAAAGTGGAAGAGAGATTTTTATAATGGTGTTTCCATCCTCTTGCATACAGCACGTGGCTCAAAGAAGCAAAGTGGGACTAAATGGACATATTTCTTATAATGGAATGGTGACTCCTCAACAGAGGGAGCCTTTGTAGTTCAAACCACTTACTTCTTGACAAGAGATCCCACATCTTGACACCAAGTAGTCTTGGCAGTTCTGTGTACATCTGGCTTCTCATAAGCTCTTCCTATCATGCCAGAGATGCTCagtgctctgtgtgctgctgtcTTTCTCTGGATCTTGTGAGGGACCAGTAGAatcaggagcagcagtgccagtcCTCCCATGCAAGGAGTTACCTGTAGGCACAAGGTTGGTTAGATCAAAGATACCTGTTTTCTTATTGAGAACTCCACAGCAATTCCAATTGCATTAGAGCCACTATCAGAAAATTGCAGATATGTTCAGAAATAGATGTATGGTGGTTTAGGTTatatttgtaaagaaaaagagTGACTTTGTTGACTTTGAAGAAAAGATAATAGATCCTCCCTCCCCATCATACAGATATCTGATCGCTCCTCcctctgattaaaaaaaaaaaaaaaaaaaagtgaagaaaactgTACTGTAGTATTCTAGCCAGAAACACAAGAATCACTCATGCAGTCACCAATGTTACCTGAATAACATCAGTGTTACTCCAGTAAATACTCTGCCCCACTCACCTGCATGCGCCAGCTGATTTTGTATATAAAGAAATTGTTCCCAACAGCATTCCAGAAAACTGGTGCTACCAGTATAATGATCATTTTACCTTCGAATTCCTCTGTTTGAGGAGGTCTTGGTGCAGTAACAACCATTCCAAATGTGTCCTTAGGTAAGAGGAACATCAGcacctgccctggctgctgtaCAATTTTACCTATCCGAGCTAGGCAGAAATCTGCTACTTGACCTGCAGGAAAACTTCTCCTAAACACCACGTTCCTGACCTGTCAGAGGGTAGGAAGTCCTCCCACTGCTCACTTTAACACAATGAACATAAAGAATCCAAACCCTAGTGATGATTTTGATGTTATGGTGAATGAAAGTGAGTGACTCACCCTGAATGCCCAGTGCCAGTCACCTGTGCTTTTTGCCACGCCAGCTGCCAGCATATAACCACAGCCACTGCAAACAACAGAAAGGAATGGTCAGTAAGCACCAATGAATTTTGGATGGCTGAAATGACATGTCTTGCCAGCTAAGGAGAACACACAGAAGTGTTCTCTCATAGTGTTCCAAAGGGATAAAGCCTTGTGGTCTGTGCTAGTCTGCTTGCCAGCCAGTATTACAAAGTGTCTAACCTCCTCAGAGCAGACTTGAGATGATGACACTAATGTCCCAGATTGCCCTTGGAAAACATATTCTGTAGAATGACACTGCAAACCCAGATCAAAGAGCccataaaacattttattaccTACTCTCTTCTGTGCTAGCCAAAGGAATTATGCCCTGCAGGAATTTCTTCCGTTTTAATCTGCCTTCTGGGCCCAGCCTTGGCTGCCTGCTCTGATACAGAGTCTGCCTCTAAACCATTTGAAAAGCCCTTCTCCACCTTTTCTTCAGACACAATGTCAATTTAACTAACAGAAGAGAGGGAAGTACCAGTTCTTCCTTGGGAGACATTAAATGGAGGGTTCTTGGAAAATCTGTCAAATAAACTAATATCTAAAAGCTTTTGTCTTCCAAAACACGGAAATAAATTCCATGCTCTCGTGCACATATTTCTTTTAGAATTGATTCAATATTTTATTCAAAGCCAGATTTTCCAGTCTAGACTCTCCTTAAAAATGTTAGGGGGGAAAAAGCGAATTTTTCTCAAGGTAAGTAGAGAAATACACCTAATCAGTTCTATTCAAACTTGCCAAGGAAGTGACAAATCCCTTTGTAAgagccaatgaagaaatacatCAAAATAAATCTGATTAGGGCTCAGGGGATATTGAATTGCAGGTGTGGTCAGACAGAATTTCAAAAGGCCACTGCAAGAAAACCAACCTTCCCACTGGAATGAAGATGTAGAAGATAGATAACACTGtggtcctttttccttcctcaaacAGGTCTGCAATGATGGTAGGTGCTATAGTGGAGTAACTGGCAGAGCCTATGCCAACCAATCCTCTTGAAAGAACAAATATCCTATAATGCTGCAGGGAAAAGACATATTATAGTCAAAAAAAGTCCATGCAAGAAAGAAAGCTTACTGTTAAAAAGGGGCATTTTAGTGGATGAAATCTACCAGAGGAAATCAGAATTCAACTGCCTTTTGCTGTGTCTATACTCCCTCCACTCACACCTGCTCCCCTCACATCTTACTGCTTGGCTTTCTCTTTCTGCACAGCAGTGACTTCTCTGAGTGACAGCCAGAGGGAATTTCAGGACGGGGTGGACAGAGCACATGTAACCAACAAGCTGCGACACTGTAAGgtcaaaaacaaaaaacattctGGACAAAAATCAAACCCGATCAATCCCAACAATAATGTGTGGGTTGTCTATTGCCTAGACTGGACTCCAGAGTCCTATAAGGCATTCCTGCATGGAGGATATTTAGTCCTGGCTTAAGGCTCGGGAAATGAGTGGTCACTGATGCTTTTCCAAGCGTGATTAGAGAAGGATTCTATCAAATCCTGCAAGATGTATGCAGTATTTTTTCAAAGCACCTTCTAAAAAAGCAACATACCGACTCAGTGATGAATGAGCTCCCCAAGGTCACACCAGACCAGAAGAAAATACCAGCTCCAAGGATGATCTTCCTGTTGTAGCGATCTCCGAGGTATCCAAAGATGGGGGCAGCCAGCATGTAACACAAGGTGAAGACTGAAAATCCAACAATGAACAAAGACAATATTtatctaattattttttgtcGTATGTACTGCTCAGCCCTCAGATAAACTCAGGTTATTTTTAGGACAGGGCTTAAAGGCAGATTGAGTTTCTAGGACTAGAAGGAGGATTGATATTTGGATAAAGACAAATGCATACTCAAAATACCTATACAACAATAAAAATGTGAATTGAATTAAACAATGTGAATATGTGTGAATAACTcaacttctgtatttcttgagAAACCCTTGATCTTTTGTGATTCACATACTGTGGGATTTTTGAAGGACTTTCAGTTTTGCATTATAGTCAGCCTGCCCACAAGTGGAAGTGAGCATTACCACATACAAGGAGGAACTAGAAGAGCTAAGCAACTGGACTGTGTTTTAGGAGCAGGCCACAGAGGAGTAAGGCAGAGTCAGCTCTCTGAACTGAGGAGATTTTATTACCTGTCTGCAGAAGACCTGTCTTCCCATCACTGAGCCCGAAGTATTTCTGTATATCCAACAGGATCCCTGCAACAGAGGCAGACATTGAATGACAGCCAAGCACCCTACTCAGTCCTGGTAACTGCCAACCCAAAACCAGGGCTTACAAGAACTGCAGCACATTTAGATTTTAGTTTAGATGTAAGCCATTACTCTACCACAAGCACAAGATGcacagagaattaaaaattCTTATCACTATAGATAAAATTAATGATCTTCCACTATAAGGGTCTTAGGAGAGTCAGTTTACCCACTGTTTCAACCACTCTTGTTCTGCTTCTTTTGCATCTAAGAACATGAAAAATTTAGAGTTCAAAGTTTAATGAACACAATGTAGAACAAAATAGTTCAGACAAAAAGGTCATTTTCTTCTCTATACCAtgccagagctgcagaactTCCATCTCGCCTATGTTGTATTTTTGATTTACACCGCTGAAAACCAACTGAAAATAGAAGATAGTGCTTTGAAAAAGCATACCTGTACTCCAGTTTTGAAAGACATCAATTCAAAAAGACATTCACTTCTCATGCCACTTCAATTTTGTCAAAATAGATAAAGTCATAACATTGTTAAGAGGATGAAACCACCACCACTTAAGAGAACAAGTTCTGTGTAAGTTGCCTGCTGTGGTCACAGGAGCTCATCTGCAGCAGAAGGGAGTGGGTGAGGTCAGCAAGAGGCATCCCTTCTCCCACACTGTGTTTTACATGTGTGCCATGAACTACACTGCTCCAGCCACTTAAAAACAGTGTGGGACCAGCTAATTTAAAGATAAATCTATGTTCTCCCACGGTCCCCATGGCTGCAGCATCAGTCCACTCACTATTTACTGATGTCACTTCAAGTCACTGTAGATCAAGATCCAGCCAAACAGCAGCTCCAGTGATTTACAGCTGTTTCTCAGTGACTCTTGAACATATTTTACATTTAGGGGTTTCCTAATGGTTTCAGAAGTTTAAACAAGAGatttaattcaaatattttgcatcaTTAAAACAGGACAATCAAATATATTCTTCCTTTCTGGGAGCCAGTGATCAACGCAAAGAAATACTCTATTAGAGGAATTCAGGTTTGGTCTCGTGGAGTATTTAGAACAAATCACAGGTAACAAGACTTGAACAGAACCACAACTTCATCTCAAACTAACATTCACACTGAGCACCATTAAAATGTCATCCCCTCCACATAACTAAAATAACTGACCCTGACAGTTCCTGGCAAATTAAAAAGTATTGATTTAACACTTTGGTGGacagaaaagaggggaaaggtCTGCATGGTCACTAGTTTCAACAAACTGAAGTGAGCAGACAATTAAGGGGAAGAGCTTGTTTTCTGTGATGCAAATGCTGTCAAAGCCTGAGAGCAAAACTATccggaaaccacaactttgtaACTGTTGCCAGTTTAATTCTAAGCAGATACTCAcacctccccttcctccctttcctgtcAGCTGATATCTAACAACATGGTCATACACTTGGACAGCCAAACTCCAATGCACTGTTGCAAGAATTCTGCAGTGGAACTGAATTCTAGCAGGTGAACAGTCAGTATATTACTGTGGTATAAACTGCAGCTTACAGACTTCCCCATGGCCCAGGAGTCATAGAACCAAGTAAAAAGTGGTTTAGTCATACAGTGTAATTAAAGGAGGTGTTTCAAAGGCATGGGCACTATCCCCACCTCTGCTCTTGAATTCTTGCATGTCCCTGAAGGTACCTCACTCACAAGAGCATGTTGAGAGAATTTTAAGCTCTTAGCTGGTTCAGGAGTCCCTGAACAGTTCAAATCCTGGAATGAGCCAAATGGCTTCTTGATCTTAACCCTCCAAGGGGATACCTTTCTAGCATCCGAGTTCTTCCTTGAAGGTATTTTCATCCTCTTTTGTCCCCTgcccttctccaaggaaagttACTTGACAACAGAACGCTGACACAGAAGGTGTTCACTCACAGCCTTGCATGCACTCCTATTTTGCTTCCTTCCCTCTTGTGTTGTTAAAAAGTACTCAAAAAACCAAGCTCAAACTCTTAAACCCACTACACTCTCCATTTTTAAAGATACTGACTGAATGTTCTAAATTTCTGAATAGTCAAAGTAGCAAAATAATTACTTTGTGTACTGTAACTAGGTATTAATTCCAAATTCAATAATCtatcttttgggttttttcaaggcttaaaacatttctgtttccCAGGCCACTCAGAAGTAAAATATAGCAAGCTCATAACAAGTGTTTCCCCTGTTTTCTAAATCAGATCCCTGGAAGCATGGGAGATGCTTAGGAGTAGGACTAAATAGAAGAATT is part of the Anomalospiza imberbis isolate Cuckoo-Finch-1a 21T00152 chromosome 20, ASM3175350v1, whole genome shotgun sequence genome and harbors:
- the SPNS3 gene encoding protein spinster homolog 3 isoform X4, which codes for MLAAPIFGYLGDRYNRKIILGAGIFFWSGVTLGSSFITESHYRIFVLSRGLVGIGSASYSTIAPTIIADLFEEGKRTTVLSIFYIFIPVGSGCGYMLAAGVAKSTGDWHWAFRVTPCMGGLALLLLILLVPHKIQRKTAAHRALSISGMIGRAYEKPDVHRTAKTTWCQDVGSLVKNCSFVCSSLGLTAMAFVTGALGMWMPQFLYRAQVVQGLVPPCLQDSCNSSNSLIFGGITIGTGIVGIIAGAEAARRLRKINNKADPLICASSMFISALCLYIALMVAQTNILSTFIFIAFGELFLSVNWAVVTDILLYVVTPRRQSTAIALQILVSHLLGDAGSPYLIGVISNAIQARNIPSLQWSFRSMQYSFVTCAFVGVFGGGFFLLTSFYVEEDRKEAQRL
- the SPNS3 gene encoding protein spinster homolog 3 isoform X2, which translates into the protein MQPPCEHEDTSLLLHPLFEGQNYGAAAADGTQCPSVSVSRNNPAKRDCLVVAVLCFGNLVNFIDWFIVPGILLDIQKYFGLSDGKTGLLQTVFTLCYMLAAPIFGYLGDRYNRKIILGAGIFFWSGVTLGSSFITESHYRIFVLSRGLVGIGSASYSTIAPTIIADLFEEGKRTTVLSIFYIFIPVGSGCGYMLAAGVAKSTGDWHWAFRVTPCMGGLALLLLILLVPHKIQRKTAAHRALSISGMIGRAYEKPDVHRTAKTTWCQDVGSLVKNCSFVCSSLGLTAMAFVTGALGMWMPQFLYRAQVVQGLVPPCLQDSCNSSNSLIFGGITIGTGIVGIIAGAEAARRLRKINNKADPLICASSMFISALCLYIALMVAQTNILSTFIFIAFGELFLSVNWAVVTDILLVVQLPILLCKQTCSFGREGGSLVISFLQARNSPMISYWTMPLKLILVHWQMWVCFFKDKFCCQTEALLLILTLSRSLEMRKNQ
- the SPNS3 gene encoding protein spinster homolog 3 isoform X1; translated protein: MQPPCEHEDTSLLLHPLFEGQNYGAAAADGTQCPSVSVSRNNPAKRDCLVVAVLCFGNLVNFIDWFIVPGILLDIQKYFGLSDGKTGLLQTVFTLCYMLAAPIFGYLGDRYNRKIILGAGIFFWSGVTLGSSFITESHYRIFVLSRGLVGIGSASYSTIAPTIIADLFEEGKRTTVLSIFYIFIPVGSGCGYMLAAGVAKSTGDWHWAFRVTPCMGGLALLLLILLVPHKIQRKTAAHRALSISGMIGRAYEKPDVHRTAKTTWCQDVGSLVKNCSFVCSSLGLTAMAFVTGALGMWMPQFLYRAQVVQGLVPPCLQDSCNSSNSLIFGGITIGTGIVGIIAGAEAARRLRKINNKADPLICASSMFISALCLYIALMVAQTNILSTFIFIAFGELFLSVNWAVVTDILLYVVTPRRQSTAIALQILVSHLLGDAGSPYLIGVISNAIQARNIPSLQWSFRSMQYSFVTCAFVGVFGGGFFLLTSFYVEEDRKEAQRL
- the SPNS3 gene encoding protein spinster homolog 3 isoform X3, with translation MQPPCEHEDTSLLLHPLFEGQNYGAAAADGTQCPSVSVSRNNPAKRDCLVVAVLCFGNLVNFIDWFIVPGILLDIQKYFGLSDGKTGLLQTVFTLCYMLAAPIFGYLGDRYNRKIILGAGIFFWSGVTLGSSFITESHYRIFVLSRGLVGIGSASYSTIAPTIIADLFEEGKRTTVLSIFYIFIPVGSGCGYMLAAGVAKSTGDWHWAFRVTPCMGGLALLLLILLVPHKIQRKTAAHRALSISGMIGRAYEKPDVHRTAKTTWCQDVGSLVKNCSFVCSSLGLTAMAFVTGALGMWMPQFLYRAQVVQGLVPPCLQDSCNSSNSLIFGGITIGTGIVGIIAGAEAARRLRKINNKADPLICASSMFISALCLYIALMVAQTNILSTFIFIAFGELFLSVNWAVVTDILLYVVTPRRQSTAIALQILISNAIQARNIPSLQWSFRSMQYSFVTCAFVGVFGGGFFLLTSFYVEEDRKEAQRL